TGAGTCGAGTTTTCTTTAACtacttctctttttttttctttttttttttgtagtgtaTGTTGTTGGCCTTTACAAAGTTTTggtattgtttgttgtttaatttatttttaaaatttgtgtgttttgttgtaGAAACcatgagttgttgttgttgttgaagatACTTTTTGCTGCAGAGAAGTATTTGCTGTACAAAGATTTAtgttctttttcattttgtggAATGTggttcgtttttgttttcggtttttttttttgtttggtttcaaCAAGAAATTAGGGGGCTCTCTAGATTGTTAGGGGCGACTTTTGATTGTAtgtgtattatatatacatacttatagaTAATTGCTATAAATCTCTCTCATAAGCTACACATTGAGTTCAACTTTTACACACATTCAGTTTACAGCTTAAAGTTTTCAGTTTACACTTTTGAAGTTTACAGTTTTCAGTTAACATCTGTAAAGCTTACAGTTTTCAGTTTACATTTTATAGCTACAGTTTACAGTTTAGAGTTTACAGTTCtaagttacagttacagtttcGTCTACTGATAATTTGGTTCTGCTAAGTTATTATATCTTTCGTTTTGGCCCCTAGGATAACAGTAACGTGTAATACGAATGGCTTAGACACAGAATTTACGCTCGCTTTAACCATATTGAGAAACGCTTTTCACACTCACTACAACTACTACAACTACAGCTACTGCTACAGCTACTGCTACAGCTACTGCTAcagctactgctactgctagaGCTACAGCTAGGCGGGCTGCACTACAGCAGCAACTCCTCGTCGGTGTGCGACTCGCCGTACAGGCAGCACTCGTCCACACCGACACCGGCTGCGGCTTCGTCGGCGACCTGCTCCTCGCAGTCCAGGCTGAGATCGTGCGGCTGTTGCGGCGACTGCTgcggcgcctgctgctgcggctgcggctgacTCAGTTCCCGCAGATAGTCGAGCGTCTTGTCAATGGCGCGCAGACGCTTTTTCAGCGACGTGGTGCCCAGTATGTCCACCtgcaaaatgaaagaaaacaaTATAAGCTGTAGCTCAAACAAGGATCAATAGTTGAGGCTATGTACCTTCAGCTGCTGGGAGAGCGGCAGCAGGGCAATGATCCACCAGGCCCAGGCGGGCCCGTCTGCGATCAGCTGCCAGCTGTGCTCGAGCGGCGGCATCTGGCCATAGCTCTGGAGTATCTCGTGCTTTTGCTCGGTGCTGAGGCTCTCGAACCAGCCGGTCGCCTTGGCCAGCACCAGGGACTGCATCGCGGCCACGGATTGAACCTGATCGATGGCAATCGGCTCATCGCATATGTACTCCACCTTGGCCGTCTCGTAGCCATCCTTTTCGCTGCGCGCGAGTATCTTGAAGCGCTTGCAACCAATGGTGCTCAGTATGGAGCAACCGTCGCCGAGCAGGACACAATCCCTTATGTCCAATATGGTGCCGACATCATAGTATCGGGACTTGCCGCTGTGCGGCTGGACAATGCCGAACGTCTTGTCGCCGGACTCGAGGGCACGCCGCACCATCAGCCGGTAGCGGGGATCACAGACGAACAGCGGACAGGGTACCGATGGGAAGGCCGCGGTGCAGATGAATACCGGCACCGAGGGCTCCTGATCGATTTCCTGGCGAAAGCGCGCCTCGTAGTGGTCTGGAATGAATCGTTTCATTGCGGCTTCTAGGAATTTCGTAACTGGCCGCTTGGCCAGCGCAAAGGGTACTGGCGAGGATGAGCCCTGATACAGATTATTATTGACATTTAGTTCCACAAGTGGTGACATGCACAATGGACACGAGGAGTTGTAATCCATGCAACGATCCAAGCATACCAGACAGTAGGTGTGTCCACACGGCGTCACCACCGGCTTCCACAGCGTCCGGCAGCACAGCACGCAATCAAAGTCGCTCGCATCGATCAGCTGGCCCCCAACGGCGgtcagctgccgctgctccgACCCATCCAGCTCTGCAACAGATAGTAGAGAGATTTAAATAGAGATTTAGCTCAGCATAAGCTATAAGCCCAACTCACTTCTCAGTCGCTGCATCTCCTGCTGCGTGCGCTCGAGCACGCCGCTCAGCAAGCGGCTGCAGCGTCGCGTCTCGCAGCCGGCTGCCACATGTGGCAGCTGCCCCGCCGCCTGTGCCGCGGCCCATTTTCTGCGGCAATGCTTGCGATTGGCATGCCGACGCGCCTGCAGCTCGAACTGCTTGGCGCTGTGCAGCTGCTCATAGACGTTGCGCGGATCGATATAGTCGAGGGCGCTGGGGAACAGAAAGTCACCGTCCATTTGCAGCTGTGCCTcttccgccgccgccgctgccgccgctgcctcctcctcctcctccactTCCACCTCGACCTCCTCCTCGTCGGCCATGATATAGTTATCGTAGTCCTTCTCGCAGCTCAGGCCGAACTCATCCTCAACATCGTCCAGATGCACATGATGATGCTGTTTCCTGCGCCGCCGCATCTGCTCCCAGAGCAGCGCGTACGGCGGTTTGGCGGCGACCGCATAgctgcgctgcagctgcgcagCCGACGGCGGCAGCGAGTCAATCGCTGCGCGACTTTTGGGCGTTTGGGCCAGGAGACGTTGCAGTATCTGAAAAGGCCAAAGAGTTGAGCAAAAGTTGATCATGCCAGCCTTTTATATAGGCGCACACACCTTGGCGAGATCATGTTGAAAGATTTCCGAGTTGCTGAGATTTGTGTTTCTGTCCAGGCAAATGGCCAGAAAGCCATTGTACAGGGCATCCTCCAGTCGGCCCAAGCCGCTCAGCGCCAAGGCGCGCAAATAGTGTGCCTGTCACAAGAGAATTCATTATAGCGTCTATTCACTGTACTCGAAAAGTAGCATACCTTGGGTGAAGTGCAGCGCGTGCGCAGCGCATTCTCAATGTCCGCCAGGGAGCTTTGATAGTGGCTCAGCTTGAGCAGCACCTCGGCGCGCAGACAGAGACTCTTGAAGTTGCTCGGCGCTGCAAAGGCAAAggaaaaaccaaagaaaattATTAGAAAATAAGTTGAGGAAAATCAGAACCATTTGCTAATTGCCGCTTAATTGCTGTGCTGTAAAACACATGAAAATCAGGAAAATcatgaaaattgtgaaaatcaCACACTTAATGTCAGCTAttgtaaatgaaaatgtcaaaaagaCGCCGCTCGTCAACATGTTATGGAGGCGCGATCGCTTGGCAAGCACTTGTTAGccaattatatatgcatatacatatatatgcatgtgtgtttacctcagcagccaaaacaaacCAACCGACCAGCCAGCCAACCAAACCCAGCCACCCACCCATCCGCCCACCAGTGAGGCGACGGCCAACACGCGCACAAATTCTACAATTAGTTCGCTGTCGACGCTGACGTTGACGTTCGCTGCAGACGCTAATGCAAACGGCGCTGCAGACTGCAGCTTAACATTAACAGTGCCAGCTAACAGACGCTGTTAATGCATGGCACGCGCCTGCATGCAGATTGGTTGGTGCATATTTGACTAGAGCACAACTCTTTAAAGCACAAGAACAACATTAACATAGCTCATAGATGCAATACTTTAACAGCTGTGCTTGCTGAAAATGTTGCTAGCGAAATTAACATGACATGTTGCTGGCAACATTTAAGCAGCACGCGTTAACATTTTTAAGAGCGTGAGCATTTGCAATTTACAATGTAAACTCTTTGGCATGCGCGCGCTCTTACGCTGTTAACTGTTAAGAGcggcgagcagcagctgctgacgCGTCTGTTAAAAAAACGCGATTATGTAGCCTAACATTACGCAACATAAAAacaagcgcaacaa
The sequence above is a segment of the Drosophila virilis strain 15010-1051.87 chromosome 3, Dvir_AGI_RSII-ME, whole genome shotgun sequence genome. Coding sequences within it:
- the LOC6623941 gene encoding LON peptidase N-terminal domain and RING finger protein 2 isoform X1, coding for MPLSQGYYMKPSLATKRALKPLRKENQQQQQQLQLQLQQQQRQQQHLGAAARPLSSSTHTLHALLLNNNNNNSSQQLSFLLGESFARLGSLAQAFNVYELIASLQPDGHVPLDKLAVLASALTAHIRQLGGIVGVGVGVGVPSASQALETNRRTRYQQMRQHVDIWRAHTLGLELLPGTDLDLHAPTRELGVPSPTLSEDYDPLLCPLCADMLRAPVTTNCGHTFCGQCCEAITQCNICHVKFPRSADRLPQAVALTSTTSSSASSFTSSNSSSSSSSSLGLGLGLGLASSSTRFMPGLPPAPVSSSFPHGLGLRLAVPAPTTVTTTTVASTTATATTTMASSSSASALVAGMGGYALGGTTAMKFMPDVLVRRLVEKWWGAELQAKKIIEKATSCMHLNRLDDALKFCNASLEKAPSNFKSLCLRAEVLLKLSHYQSSLADIENALRTRCTSPKAHYLRALALSGLGRLEDALYNGFLAICLDRNTNLSNSEIFQHDLAKILQRLLAQTPKSRAAIDSLPPSAAQLQRSYAVAAKPPYALLWEQMRRRRKQHHHVHLDDVEDEFGLSCEKDYDNYIMADEEEVEVEVEEEEEAAAAAAAAEEAQLQMDGDFLFPSALDYIDPRNVYEQLHSAKQFELQARRHANRKHCRRKWAAAQAAGQLPHVAAGCETRRCSRLLSGVLERTQQEMQRLRKLDGSEQRQLTAVGGQLIDASDFDCVLCCRTLWKPVVTPCGHTYCLVCLDRCMDYNSSCPLCMSPLVELNVNNNLYQGSSSPVPFALAKRPVTKFLEAAMKRFIPDHYEARFRQEIDQEPSVPVFICTAAFPSVPCPLFVCDPRYRLMVRRALESGDKTFGIVQPHSGKSRYYDVGTILDIRDCVLLGDGCSILSTIGCKRFKILARSEKDGYETAKVEYICDEPIAIDQVQSVAAMQSLVLAKATGWFESLSTEQKHEILQSYGQMPPLEHSWQLIADGPAWAWWIIALLPLSQQLKVDILGTTSLKKRLRAIDKTLDYLRELSQPQPQQQAPQQSPQQPHDLSLDCEEQVADEAAAGVGVDECCLYGESHTDEELLL
- the LOC6623941 gene encoding LON peptidase N-terminal domain and RING finger protein 2 isoform X2, translated to MWITQLTAAQQKQQRQQQKIKTPSNFKSLCLRAEVLLKLSHYQSSLADIENALRTRCTSPKAHYLRALALSGLGRLEDALYNGFLAICLDRNTNLSNSEIFQHDLAKILQRLLAQTPKSRAAIDSLPPSAAQLQRSYAVAAKPPYALLWEQMRRRRKQHHHVHLDDVEDEFGLSCEKDYDNYIMADEEEVEVEVEEEEEAAAAAAAAEEAQLQMDGDFLFPSALDYIDPRNVYEQLHSAKQFELQARRHANRKHCRRKWAAAQAAGQLPHVAAGCETRRCSRLLSGVLERTQQEMQRLRKLDGSEQRQLTAVGGQLIDASDFDCVLCCRTLWKPVVTPCGHTYCLVCLDRCMDYNSSCPLCMSPLVELNVNNNLYQGSSSPVPFALAKRPVTKFLEAAMKRFIPDHYEARFRQEIDQEPSVPVFICTAAFPSVPCPLFVCDPRYRLMVRRALESGDKTFGIVQPHSGKSRYYDVGTILDIRDCVLLGDGCSILSTIGCKRFKILARSEKDGYETAKVEYICDEPIAIDQVQSVAAMQSLVLAKATGWFESLSTEQKHEILQSYGQMPPLEHSWQLIADGPAWAWWIIALLPLSQQLKVDILGTTSLKKRLRAIDKTLDYLRELSQPQPQQQAPQQSPQQPHDLSLDCEEQVADEAAAGVGVDECCLYGESHTDEELLL